The following are from one region of the Quadrisphaera setariae genome:
- a CDS encoding class I SAM-dependent methyltransferase — MSGSLSSAGYGHAGSDESVRASRSHWDGASRTYLEEHGDTLGTDVLVWGPEGLTEDEAHLLGDPADLAGTVVLEVGCGAGQGSRWAARHGARPVGVDLSAGMLARSRALDAATGASVPVLQADAGAIPLAGGSAAVAFSAYGALPFTADAAGVLAEVHRVLRPGGRWTFSVSHPVRWAFPDDPGPRGLVAERSYFDRTPYVERDDDGALLYAEHHRTLGDWVRMLRAAGFGLLDLVEPEWSHPEQPTWGGWSALRGEHLPGTAVFVCERLSR, encoded by the coding sequence ATGAGCGGATCCCTTTCCAGCGCGGGCTACGGCCACGCCGGCAGCGACGAGAGCGTGCGCGCCAGCCGGAGCCACTGGGACGGCGCCTCCCGCACCTACCTCGAGGAGCACGGGGACACCCTGGGGACCGACGTGCTCGTCTGGGGCCCCGAGGGGCTCACCGAGGACGAGGCGCACCTGCTCGGGGACCCCGCCGACCTCGCCGGCACCGTCGTCCTCGAGGTCGGCTGCGGTGCGGGCCAGGGGTCGCGCTGGGCGGCCCGCCACGGCGCCCGGCCCGTCGGGGTGGACCTGTCCGCCGGCATGCTCGCCCGCAGCCGGGCCCTGGACGCCGCCACGGGCGCGTCGGTGCCGGTCCTGCAGGCCGACGCCGGGGCCATCCCGCTGGCCGGCGGCAGCGCCGCGGTGGCCTTCTCGGCCTACGGCGCTCTGCCCTTCACCGCCGACGCCGCCGGCGTGCTCGCCGAGGTGCACCGGGTGCTCCGGCCGGGCGGGCGGTGGACCTTCTCCGTCAGCCACCCCGTGCGGTGGGCGTTCCCGGACGACCCCGGACCCCGGGGCCTGGTGGCGGAGCGCTCCTACTTCGACAGGACTCCCTACGTGGAGCGGGACGACGACGGCGCGCTCCTGTACGCCGAGCACCACCGCACCCTCGGCGACTGGGTGCGCATGCTGCGCGCCGCCGGCTTCGGGCTGCTCGACCTGGTGGAGCCGGAGTGGAGCCACCCGGAGCAGCCCACCTGGGGCGGCTGGAGCGCGCTGCGCGGCGAGCACCTGCCCGGCACCGCCGTCTTCGTCTGCGAGCGGCTCAGCCGCTGA
- the rpsA gene encoding 30S ribosomal protein S1 has protein sequence MTATLPTSSAPQVAINDIGTAEELLAAIDETIKYFNDGDIVSGTIVKVDRDEVLLDIGYKTEGVIPSRELSIKHDVDPSEVVGVGDEVEALVLQKEDKEGRLILSKKRAQYERAWGTIEKLKDEDGVVTGTVIEVVKGGLILDIGLRGFLPASLVEMRRVRDLAPYVGQQLEAKIIELDKNRNNVVLSRRAWLEETQSAVRQNFLQTLQRGQVRPGVVSSIVNFGAFVDLGGVDGLVHVSELSWKHIDHPSEVVEVGQEVKVEVLDVDMDRERVSLSLKATQEDPWQQFARTHAIGQVVPGKVTKLVPFGAFVRVEEGIEGLVHISELAERHVELPEQVVNVGDDIFVKVIDIDLERRRISLSLKQANQGVDTESDDFDPSLYGMAAEYDEAGNYKYPEGFDPETNDWLEGFERQREEWERQYAEAHARWEAHRKQVAEARERDAEAATSGESAATSYSSSAPAESTSSSRSSGPAAEGTLASDEALAALREKLTGG, from the coding sequence ATGACCGCCACCCTCCCGACGTCGAGCGCTCCCCAGGTCGCCATCAACGACATCGGCACCGCCGAAGAGCTGCTCGCCGCGATCGACGAGACGATCAAGTACTTCAACGACGGGGACATCGTCTCCGGCACCATCGTCAAGGTCGACCGCGACGAGGTCCTCCTCGACATCGGCTACAAGACCGAGGGCGTCATCCCCTCGCGCGAGCTGTCCATCAAGCACGACGTCGACCCCAGCGAGGTCGTCGGCGTCGGTGACGAGGTCGAGGCCCTCGTCCTCCAGAAGGAGGACAAGGAAGGCCGCCTCATCCTGTCCAAGAAGCGGGCTCAGTACGAGCGCGCCTGGGGCACGATCGAGAAGCTGAAGGACGAGGACGGGGTCGTCACCGGCACCGTCATCGAGGTCGTCAAGGGCGGCCTCATCCTCGACATCGGCCTGCGCGGCTTCCTGCCGGCCTCCCTCGTCGAGATGCGCCGCGTGCGCGACCTGGCCCCCTACGTGGGCCAGCAGCTCGAGGCGAAGATCATCGAGCTCGACAAGAACCGCAACAACGTGGTCCTGTCGCGCCGCGCCTGGCTGGAGGAGACCCAGTCGGCCGTCCGCCAGAACTTCCTGCAGACCCTGCAGCGCGGTCAGGTCCGCCCGGGCGTCGTGTCCTCGATCGTCAACTTCGGCGCCTTCGTCGACCTCGGCGGCGTGGACGGCCTGGTGCACGTCTCGGAGCTGTCCTGGAAGCACATCGACCACCCCTCCGAGGTGGTCGAGGTCGGCCAGGAGGTCAAGGTCGAGGTCCTCGACGTCGACATGGACCGCGAGCGCGTCTCCCTGTCGCTGAAGGCGACCCAGGAGGACCCGTGGCAGCAGTTCGCCCGGACCCACGCGATCGGCCAGGTCGTGCCGGGCAAGGTCACCAAGCTCGTCCCGTTCGGTGCGTTCGTGCGCGTCGAGGAGGGCATCGAGGGCCTGGTGCACATCTCCGAGCTGGCCGAGCGCCACGTGGAGCTGCCGGAGCAGGTCGTCAACGTCGGTGACGACATCTTCGTCAAGGTCATCGACATCGACCTCGAGCGCCGCCGCATCTCCCTGTCGCTCAAGCAGGCGAACCAGGGCGTCGACACCGAGTCGGACGACTTCGACCCGTCGCTGTACGGCATGGCCGCGGAGTACGACGAGGCGGGGAACTACAAGTACCCCGAGGGCTTCGACCCCGAGACCAACGACTGGCTCGAGGGCTTCGAGCGCCAGCGCGAGGAGTGGGAGCGGCAGTACGCCGAGGCCCACGCCCGCTGGGAGGCGCACCGCAAGCAGGTCGCCGAGGCGCGCGAGCGCGACGCCGAGGCAGCGACCTCCGGCGAGTCGGCCGCGACGAGCTACTCCAGCTCGGCTCCGGCGGAGTCCACCAGCTCGAGCCGCTCCAGCGGCCCCGCGGCGGAGGGCACCCTGGCCTCCGACGAGGCGCTGGCCGCTCTGCGCGAGAAGCTCACCGGCGGCTGA
- the coaE gene encoding dephospho-CoA kinase: MLFVGLTGGVGAGKSTAAAALRDLGAVVVDADAIAREVVAPGTPGLAAVVAEFGEGVLGADGALDRPALGRVVFADPQRRRALEAITHPLVLERTEALVAAAVAADPTAVVVHDIPLLVELRRTDWYHLVLAVMADEGVRLRRLVEGRGMADDDARARVAAQADDDARRTASDVLLDGSGSPEDLADQLRGLWVERLSPFEEHLRTGVRAPRPDHPVLVPADPAWAVAGERLVARVARAAGGRALDVQHTGSTAVPGLLAKDCIDLQVVCADLATAREVAADLRSAGLVAEAGEWWDEPTSRRGQGGEAYRRVPKAFAANADPGRLVNCHVRDAANPEAREVLAFRDALRADPHAREAYALLKRGLALKHRDIDSYAAGKTEFIAEVLSRAS, from the coding sequence GTGCTGTTCGTGGGGCTGACCGGTGGCGTGGGTGCGGGCAAGAGCACGGCGGCCGCCGCGCTGCGGGACCTGGGGGCGGTGGTGGTCGACGCCGACGCCATCGCGCGGGAGGTGGTCGCGCCGGGCACGCCCGGGCTCGCCGCCGTCGTCGCCGAGTTCGGGGAGGGCGTGCTGGGTGCCGACGGAGCGCTCGACCGCCCGGCGCTGGGGCGGGTGGTCTTCGCGGACCCGCAGCGGCGTCGGGCGCTGGAGGCGATCACCCACCCCCTGGTGCTGGAGCGCACCGAGGCCCTCGTGGCCGCGGCGGTGGCGGCCGACCCCACCGCCGTCGTCGTCCATGACATCCCGCTGCTCGTGGAGCTGCGCCGCACGGATTGGTACCACCTCGTGCTGGCGGTCATGGCGGACGAGGGGGTGCGGCTGCGCCGGCTCGTGGAGGGCCGCGGGATGGCGGACGACGACGCGCGCGCCCGCGTCGCGGCGCAGGCCGACGACGACGCCCGCCGCACCGCGTCCGACGTGCTGCTCGACGGCTCCGGCTCCCCGGAGGACCTGGCGGACCAGCTGAGGGGGCTGTGGGTCGAGCGGCTGTCGCCGTTCGAGGAGCACCTGCGCACCGGTGTGCGGGCGCCGCGCCCGGACCACCCGGTGCTCGTGCCGGCGGACCCGGCGTGGGCGGTGGCGGGGGAGCGTCTGGTGGCGCGCGTCGCGCGGGCCGCGGGGGGGCGCGCGCTGGACGTGCAGCACACCGGCTCGACGGCGGTGCCCGGCCTGCTGGCGAAGGACTGCATCGACCTGCAGGTCGTCTGCGCGGACCTCGCGACGGCCCGGGAGGTGGCCGCAGACCTGCGCTCCGCCGGGCTCGTGGCGGAGGCGGGGGAGTGGTGGGACGAGCCGACGTCGCGCCGGGGCCAGGGGGGCGAGGCCTACCGGCGCGTGCCGAAGGCCTTCGCCGCGAACGCCGACCCGGGCAGGCTCGTCAACTGCCACGTGCGCGACGCCGCCAACCCCGAGGCGCGCGAGGTGCTGGCCTTCCGCGACGCCCTGCGCGCCGACCCGCACGCCCGCGAGGCGTACGCACTGCTCAAGCGCGGTCTGGCGCTGAAGCACCGCGACATCGACAGCTACGCGGCAGGCAAGACCGAGTTCATCGCCGAGGTGCTGTCCCGCGCGTCGTGA
- the uvrB gene encoding excinuclease ABC subunit UvrB: MRPVTDLQRRVAPFTVESEFSPAGDQPTAIADITRRIRAGEKDVVLLGATGTGKSATTAWTIEQLQRPTLVLAPNKTLAAQLANEFRELLPNNAVEYFVSYYDYYQPEAYVPQSDTYIEKDSSINEEVERLRHSATNSLLTRRDVVVVASVSCIYGLGTPQEYVDRMVTLKVGDTVERDDLLRQFVTMQYTRNDLSFTRGTFRVRGDTIEIIPVYEEHAIRIEMFGDEIEKLYLLHPLTGEVLRDEQTMHLFPATHYVAGPERMERAIGTIEAELASRLAEMEAQGKLLEAQRLRMRTTYDIEMMRQVGTCAGIENYSRHIDGRAPGTAPHTLLDYFPEDFLLVIDESHVTVPQIGAMYEGDMSRKRTLVDHGFRLPSAMDNRPLTWEEFLERIGQTVYLSATPGDYEMSRVGGEFVEQVIRPTGLIDPQVVLRPTKGQIDDLLGQIRERAAKDERVLVTTLTKKMAEDLTDYLLDQGVRVRYLHSEVDTLRRVELLRELRQGDYDVLVGINLLREGLDLPEVSLVSILDADKEGFLRSARSLIQTIGRAARNVSGQVHMYADRVTPSMEQAIDETNRRREKQIAYNRERGVDPMPLRKKIADITDLIAREDADTAALLGGGGRQQSRGKAPVPGMASKGAEGRSTAGMAGAELSDLIQQLSDQMHAAAAELQFELAARLRDEIGDLKRELRGMQRATTV, encoded by the coding sequence ATGCGCCCGGTCACCGATCTCCAGCGTCGCGTCGCGCCCTTCACCGTCGAGTCCGAGTTCTCGCCCGCCGGTGACCAGCCGACAGCCATCGCCGACATCACCCGCCGCATCCGCGCCGGTGAGAAGGACGTCGTGCTGCTGGGCGCCACGGGCACCGGCAAGTCCGCGACCACGGCGTGGACGATCGAGCAGCTGCAGCGGCCGACGCTGGTGCTGGCGCCCAACAAGACCCTCGCCGCGCAGCTGGCGAACGAGTTCCGCGAGCTGCTGCCGAACAACGCCGTCGAGTACTTCGTCTCGTACTACGACTACTACCAGCCCGAGGCGTACGTCCCGCAGTCCGACACCTACATCGAGAAGGACTCCTCCATCAACGAGGAGGTCGAGCGGCTGAGGCACTCGGCGACCAACTCGCTGCTGACCCGCCGCGACGTCGTCGTGGTGGCGTCGGTCTCGTGCATCTACGGCCTGGGCACGCCGCAGGAGTACGTCGACAGGATGGTGACGCTGAAGGTCGGGGACACCGTCGAGCGGGACGACCTGCTCCGCCAGTTCGTCACCATGCAGTACACCCGCAACGACCTGTCGTTCACCCGCGGCACCTTCCGCGTCCGGGGTGACACGATCGAGATCATCCCGGTGTACGAGGAGCACGCGATCCGCATCGAGATGTTCGGTGACGAGATCGAGAAGCTCTACCTGCTGCACCCCCTCACCGGCGAGGTGCTGCGCGACGAGCAGACGATGCACCTCTTCCCGGCCACGCACTACGTCGCAGGGCCAGAGCGCATGGAGCGGGCCATCGGCACCATCGAGGCCGAGCTGGCGTCCCGCCTGGCCGAGATGGAGGCGCAGGGCAAGCTGCTCGAGGCCCAGCGGCTGCGCATGAGGACCACCTACGACATCGAGATGATGCGCCAGGTCGGCACGTGCGCCGGGATCGAGAACTACTCCCGCCACATCGACGGCCGCGCTCCCGGCACCGCCCCGCACACGCTGCTCGACTACTTCCCCGAGGACTTCCTGCTCGTCATCGACGAGTCCCACGTCACCGTGCCGCAGATCGGCGCCATGTACGAGGGCGACATGAGCCGCAAGCGCACCCTGGTCGACCACGGCTTCCGCCTGCCCTCCGCCATGGACAACCGCCCGCTGACGTGGGAGGAGTTCCTCGAGCGGATCGGGCAGACGGTCTACCTGTCGGCCACCCCCGGCGACTACGAGATGTCGCGCGTCGGGGGGGAGTTCGTCGAGCAGGTCATCCGCCCCACGGGCCTCATCGACCCGCAGGTGGTGCTGCGGCCCACGAAGGGCCAGATCGACGACCTGCTCGGGCAGATCCGCGAGCGCGCGGCCAAGGACGAGCGCGTCCTGGTCACCACGCTCACCAAGAAGATGGCCGAGGACCTCACCGACTACCTGCTGGACCAGGGCGTGCGGGTGCGCTACCTGCACTCCGAGGTCGACACGCTGCGCCGCGTGGAGCTGCTGCGCGAGCTGCGCCAGGGCGACTACGACGTGCTCGTGGGCATCAACCTGCTCCGCGAGGGCCTCGACCTGCCGGAGGTGAGCCTGGTGAGCATCCTCGACGCCGACAAGGAGGGCTTCCTGCGCTCGGCGCGCTCGCTCATCCAGACCATCGGCCGCGCGGCCCGCAACGTCTCCGGCCAGGTGCACATGTACGCGGACCGGGTGACGCCGTCGATGGAGCAGGCCATCGACGAGACCAACCGCCGCCGCGAGAAGCAGATCGCCTACAACCGCGAGCGCGGTGTCGACCCGATGCCGCTGCGCAAGAAGATCGCGGACATCACCGACCTCATCGCCCGGGAGGACGCCGACACGGCCGCGCTGCTCGGTGGTGGTGGGCGTCAGCAGTCGCGGGGGAAGGCGCCCGTCCCCGGCATGGCGTCGAAGGGGGCCGAGGGCCGTTCGACCGCGGGCATGGCGGGCGCCGAGCTGTCCGACCTCATCCAGCAGCTGTCCGACCAGATGCACGCCGCGGCCGCGGAGCTGCAGTTCGAGCTGGCGGCGCGGTTGCGCGACGAGATCGGCGACCTCAAGCGCGAGCTGCGGGGCATGCAGCGGGCCACGACCGTCTGA
- a CDS encoding TerC family protein yields MDVPLWLWGATLAAILGMIVYDFVGHVRTPHAPTIREAAIWSAAYVGIAVLFGLGILVFYGGQYGGEYFAGYITEKALSVDNLFVFVLILGSFGVPREYQQKVLLIGIAIAIVLRGIFIAVGAAAIQNFSWIFWIFGAILIYTAIAQVRAQNDHDEEFKENAVLRFTKRVLPTTDDYHGDKFTTKIDGKRFVTPMLVVIIAIGTADLIFAVDSIPAIFGLTQEAYLVFAANAFSLLGLRQLYFLIDGLLDRLVYLHYGLAAILAFIGAKLIIHAMHENELPFLNGGEHITAIPEISTPVSLGFIVVALAVTTVLSLRKSKKDSQSGAGKDSEREGNTMSSTTGAGTGSTRQDG; encoded by the coding sequence ATGGACGTCCCCCTCTGGCTGTGGGGAGCCACCCTCGCCGCCATCCTCGGCATGATCGTGTACGACTTCGTCGGGCACGTGCGCACGCCGCACGCCCCGACCATCCGCGAGGCCGCCATCTGGTCCGCGGCGTACGTGGGCATCGCCGTGCTCTTCGGCCTGGGCATCCTCGTCTTCTACGGCGGGCAGTACGGCGGGGAGTACTTCGCCGGGTACATCACGGAGAAGGCGCTCAGCGTCGACAACCTCTTCGTGTTCGTGCTGATCCTCGGCAGCTTCGGCGTCCCGCGCGAGTACCAGCAGAAGGTGCTGCTCATCGGCATCGCCATCGCCATCGTGCTCCGCGGCATCTTCATCGCGGTGGGTGCCGCGGCCATCCAGAACTTCTCCTGGATCTTCTGGATCTTCGGCGCCATCCTCATCTACACGGCGATCGCCCAGGTGAGGGCCCAGAACGACCACGACGAGGAGTTCAAGGAGAACGCGGTCCTGCGCTTCACCAAGCGCGTGCTGCCGACCACCGACGACTACCACGGCGACAAGTTCACGACGAAGATCGACGGCAAGCGGTTCGTCACCCCGATGCTCGTCGTGATCATCGCCATCGGGACGGCCGACCTGATCTTCGCCGTCGACTCGATCCCGGCCATCTTCGGCCTCACCCAGGAGGCCTACCTGGTCTTCGCCGCCAACGCGTTCTCGCTGCTCGGCCTGCGTCAGCTGTACTTCCTCATCGACGGCCTCCTCGACCGCCTCGTGTACCTGCACTACGGCCTCGCCGCGATCCTCGCCTTCATCGGCGCCAAGCTGATCATCCACGCCATGCACGAGAACGAGCTGCCGTTCCTCAACGGCGGCGAGCACATCACCGCCATCCCGGAGATCTCCACGCCCGTGTCGCTAGGGTTCATCGTCGTCGCGCTCGCAGTCACCACGGTGCTGAGCCTGCGCAAGTCCAAGAAGGACTCGCAGTCGGGCGCCGGCAAGGACTCCGAGCGTGAGGGGAACACGATGAGCAGCACCACTGGAGCCGGCACAGGCTCCACCCGCCAGGACGGCTGA
- a CDS encoding TerC/Alx family metal homeostasis membrane protein yields the protein MQELPTWFEVGTLIALVGLLLADLLVVGRRPHVPSTKESALWVSFYVALAIVFGVVMLLIPGGGTEPASEFFAGWITEYSLSVDNLFVFVIIMSRFAVPAEDQQKVLMVGILIALVLRGIFILLGAAVIEQFSWVFYIFGAFLIYTAVKLVLDRDEDEEYEDNVLIRRMRKVLPLSEHYDGAKVRTVVDGKKLFTPMVIVFFAIGSTDLLFALDSIPAIFGLTEDPFIVFTANLFALMGLRQLYFLLGGLLDRLVYLSIGLAVVLGGIGVKLVLEALHTNELPFLNGGEPFPWAPEVPIWVSLVFIVAVLAITTVASLLRSRQLERRGEKA from the coding sequence GTGCAGGAGCTGCCGACCTGGTTCGAGGTCGGCACTCTCATCGCGCTCGTGGGGCTGCTGCTCGCCGACCTGCTGGTCGTCGGGCGGCGGCCCCACGTGCCGTCCACCAAGGAGAGCGCCCTGTGGGTCTCCTTCTACGTGGCCCTCGCCATCGTCTTCGGCGTGGTCATGCTCCTCATCCCCGGCGGAGGCACCGAACCGGCGTCGGAGTTCTTCGCCGGGTGGATCACCGAGTACTCGCTCAGCGTCGACAACCTCTTCGTCTTCGTCATCATCATGTCGAGGTTCGCGGTGCCCGCGGAGGACCAGCAGAAGGTCCTCATGGTGGGCATCCTCATCGCGCTGGTGCTGCGAGGGATCTTCATCCTGCTCGGGGCAGCGGTCATCGAGCAGTTCAGCTGGGTGTTCTACATCTTCGGCGCGTTCCTCATCTACACCGCGGTCAAGCTGGTGCTCGACAGGGACGAGGACGAGGAGTACGAGGACAACGTCCTCATCCGCCGGATGCGGAAGGTGCTGCCCCTCAGCGAGCACTACGACGGCGCGAAGGTCCGCACCGTGGTGGACGGCAAGAAGCTGTTCACCCCGATGGTCATCGTGTTCTTCGCCATCGGCAGCACCGACCTGCTGTTCGCGCTCGACTCGATCCCGGCGATCTTCGGCCTCACCGAGGACCCGTTCATCGTGTTCACCGCCAACCTCTTCGCGCTCATGGGGCTGCGCCAGCTGTACTTCCTGCTGGGCGGTCTGCTGGACCGGCTCGTCTACCTGTCCATCGGACTGGCGGTGGTGCTCGGCGGCATCGGCGTGAAGCTGGTGCTGGAGGCGCTGCACACCAACGAGCTGCCGTTCCTCAACGGCGGCGAGCCGTTCCCGTGGGCCCCGGAGGTCCCGATCTGGGTCTCGCTGGTGTTCATCGTGGCCGTCCTGGCCATCACCACGGTGGCGAGCCTGCTGCGCAGCCGCCAGCTGGAGCGCCGGGGCGAGAAGGCCTGA
- a CDS encoding MBL fold metallo-hydrolase — protein sequence MLDLRTVSVGPMDNRAHLLTDAVPGGSGAWLLVDAAAEPDRLLELLEEALPAERRGQGLVVTTHRHDDHTGALVRFAAATGATTAAGDDDADALPLAPDRRLRHGDVVRVGEHELGVTALRGHTPGSVALLLPAGALPGAEGEVAHLFTGDSLFPGGPGRTWSPEDFTSLMDDLEERVFAVLPDSTVVHPGHGETTTLGAERPRLGEYRARGW from the coding sequence ATGCTGGACCTGCGGACGGTCTCGGTGGGGCCGATGGACAACCGCGCCCACCTGCTGACGGACGCCGTGCCGGGAGGCAGCGGCGCCTGGCTGCTCGTCGACGCGGCGGCCGAGCCCGACCGGCTCCTGGAGCTGCTGGAGGAGGCCCTGCCGGCGGAGCGCCGGGGCCAGGGCCTGGTGGTGACGACGCACCGCCACGACGACCACACCGGCGCCCTCGTCCGCTTCGCGGCCGCCACCGGCGCCACCACCGCGGCTGGCGACGACGACGCCGACGCGCTGCCGCTGGCGCCCGACCGCCGCCTGCGCCACGGCGACGTCGTGCGCGTCGGCGAGCACGAGCTGGGCGTCACGGCCCTGCGCGGTCACACACCGGGGTCGGTGGCGCTGCTGCTGCCGGCGGGGGCGCTGCCCGGGGCCGAGGGCGAGGTGGCGCACCTGTTCACCGGTGACTCCCTGTTCCCGGGCGGGCCGGGCAGGACGTGGTCGCCGGAGGACTTCACCTCGCTCATGGACGACCTGGAGGAGCGCGTCTTCGCCGTCCTGCCCGACAGCACCGTGGTGCACCCCGGCCACGGGGAGACCACGACGCTCGGCGCCGAGAGGCCGCGCCTGGGCGAGTACCGGGCGCGCGGCTGGTGA
- a CDS encoding glycoside hydrolase family 15 protein: MEDYALVGDCHTAALVSERGSIDWMCLPRFDSPAAFAALLGTREHGHWTIAPPEDGPAVVSVERAYEGDSFLLRTRWTLEDGGVVDVVDCMPMGDRRADLVRRVVGVSGDVELRQELVIRFGYGSVVPWVRRVGGKGDAAKGLLASAGPDAVLLRTTGKLPKAKGRTHVGKVKVSAGQVVDTVLTWYPSHREPPAAMSVSDRLEATRRWWHEWAARGDGPAAEGPYAAAVVRSLLVLRALTHEDTGGIVAAATTSLPEMPGGTRNWDYRFCWLRDAALTLEALLEHGYTEEAREWRGWLLRAIAGDPEDVQIMYAVDGARDLPERELDHLPGFGGAKPVRIGNGAVEQYQADVLGEVMVALDAARRAGLAEDEFSWPMQRALLDFVVSHSDRKDSGIWEMRGPEQFYVHSRVMVWAALDRGVRAVRERGLDGPAEQWEVLRDQVRDEVLEHGVDTGTPDRPGRGCFVQHYGTREVDASLLQLPQVGFVEPDHPAMLATVAAIESDLLPDGLVLRYRTEASSDGLPPGEHPFLACSFWLVEQYARSGRAEAGHALMRRLLELRNDVGLLSEEYDVHGGHQLGNTPQALSHLALVRAADALAAADQRAGRPDGQELER, translated from the coding sequence ATCGAGGACTACGCCCTCGTGGGCGACTGCCACACCGCGGCCCTGGTGAGCGAGCGCGGGTCGATCGACTGGATGTGCCTGCCGCGGTTCGACTCTCCCGCGGCGTTCGCGGCGCTGCTGGGGACCCGCGAGCACGGCCACTGGACCATCGCGCCGCCCGAGGACGGGCCGGCGGTGGTGTCGGTGGAGCGCGCCTACGAGGGCGACTCCTTCCTGCTGCGCACCCGGTGGACGCTGGAGGACGGCGGCGTGGTGGACGTCGTCGACTGCATGCCCATGGGGGACCGGCGCGCCGACCTCGTGCGGCGGGTGGTCGGTGTGTCGGGTGACGTGGAGCTGCGCCAGGAGCTGGTGATCCGCTTCGGGTACGGCTCGGTGGTGCCGTGGGTCCGCCGGGTGGGCGGCAAGGGTGACGCGGCGAAGGGGCTGCTGGCCAGCGCCGGCCCGGACGCGGTGCTGCTGCGGACCACCGGCAAGCTGCCCAAGGCGAAGGGGCGCACCCACGTCGGCAAGGTCAAGGTGTCCGCGGGGCAGGTGGTCGACACCGTGCTCACCTGGTACCCGTCCCACCGCGAGCCGCCGGCGGCGATGTCCGTCTCCGACCGCCTCGAGGCCACCCGCCGGTGGTGGCACGAGTGGGCGGCGCGCGGCGACGGTCCGGCGGCGGAGGGTCCGTACGCCGCCGCCGTCGTCCGCTCCCTGCTGGTGCTGCGGGCCCTCACCCACGAGGACACCGGCGGCATCGTCGCGGCCGCCACGACGTCGCTGCCCGAGATGCCCGGAGGCACCCGCAACTGGGACTACCGCTTCTGCTGGCTGCGCGACGCGGCCCTCACGCTCGAGGCGCTCCTGGAGCACGGGTACACCGAGGAGGCGCGGGAGTGGCGGGGGTGGCTGCTGCGCGCCATCGCCGGAGACCCCGAGGACGTGCAGATCATGTACGCGGTGGACGGCGCGCGGGACCTGCCCGAGCGCGAGCTGGACCACCTGCCCGGCTTCGGCGGCGCGAAGCCGGTGCGGATCGGCAACGGCGCGGTCGAGCAGTACCAGGCGGACGTGCTCGGCGAGGTGATGGTGGCGCTCGACGCCGCGCGCCGCGCGGGGCTGGCGGAGGACGAGTTCTCCTGGCCGATGCAGCGCGCCCTCCTCGACTTCGTGGTGTCGCACAGCGACCGCAAGGACTCCGGCATCTGGGAGATGCGCGGGCCGGAGCAGTTCTACGTGCACTCACGGGTCATGGTGTGGGCCGCGCTGGACCGCGGCGTGCGCGCCGTGCGCGAGAGGGGCCTCGACGGGCCCGCGGAGCAGTGGGAGGTCCTGCGCGACCAGGTGCGCGACGAGGTCCTCGAGCACGGCGTCGACACCGGGACGCCCGACCGACCCGGTCGCGGCTGCTTCGTGCAGCACTACGGGACGCGCGAGGTGGACGCCTCGCTGCTGCAGCTGCCTCAGGTGGGCTTCGTCGAGCCCGACCACCCGGCGATGCTCGCCACCGTGGCCGCGATCGAGTCCGACCTCCTGCCGGACGGGCTGGTGCTGCGCTACCGCACCGAGGCGTCCTCCGACGGCCTCCCCCCCGGCGAGCACCCGTTCCTGGCCTGCTCGTTCTGGCTCGTGGAGCAGTACGCCCGCAGCGGCCGGGCCGAGGCCGGGCACGCCCTCATGCGCCGCCTGCTGGAGCTGCGCAACGACGTCGGCCTGCTCTCCGAGGAGTATGACGTGCACGGGGGCCACCAGCTGGGCAACACTCCGCAGGCGCTGTCCCACCTGGCGCTCGTGAGAGCGGCGGACGCGCTGGCCGCGGCGGACCAGCGCGCAGGACGGCCCGACGGACAGGAGCTGGAGCGCTGA